From Pyrenophora tritici-repentis strain M4 chromosome 1, whole genome shotgun sequence, the proteins below share one genomic window:
- a CDS encoding peptidase M14: MKYAIVAALILQSTTVLGSLLPVYFKAPSPAHFLDVVNNGTYDLGCRPKAVPTEQGHFELHAYLTEEQIAHLTKEYENSSDISLHRRDLSKRQGGNAPIGSGDRWQGGAIAPSGLGTKAAGSTISSIMNVNEINSAIKGLASAYSMPTITLPYKTFNGATQTAAYVGAGTDKSAYRLYLSAGMHARERGGPDQLIYWISDLLAANKAGTGLKYGSKSYTNAQVKTVLAAGIVFFPLVNPDGVAYDQSTGSLWRKNRNTRSGSSGSSVGVDINRNFDFLWNFRKYFDPSTSPASTSPSSEAFYGSAAASESETKNHVSVYDSFPNIRWFMDIHSATGDILYNWGDDETQSTSTTMNFLNTAYDGKRGRLGDSTYKEYMPSTDVTNIKNIAAKTATAMRAVGGRSYSSMQSVGLYATSGASDDYAASRVYAKSGAKKVNGFTMEFGYATNFYPTLSEFNSNILDTNAGFMDWALAAIAAGYN; the protein is encoded by the exons ATGAAGTACGCCATCGTCGCAGCTTTGATTCTTCAAAGTACTACCGTTCTCGGTAGCCTTTTGCCTGTTTACTTCAAGGCCCCGTCACCAGCACACTTCCTTGACGTTGTCAACAATGGAACCTACGATCTTGGCTGCAGGCCCAAGGCGGTCCCAACCGAGCAGGGTCACTTTGAGCTCCACGCGTACCTGACCGAGGAGCAAATCGCGCATCTGACCAAGGAGTATGAGAATTCGTCGGATATCAGCCTGCATCGCCGCGATCTCAGCAAGCGACAGGGTGGTAATGCACCCATCGGCTCTGGTGACCGCTGGCAGGGAGGTGCTATCGCACCATCTGGTCTCGGCACTAAGGCTGCCGGCTCGACCATTAGTAGCATCATGAACGTCAACGAGATCAACTCGGCAATCAAGGGTCTCGCCAGCGCATACAGCATGCCCACCATCACTCTACCATACAAGACATTCAACGGTGCCACCCAGACCGCTGCATACGTCGGTGCTGGTACAGACAAGTCCGCCTACCGCCTGTACCTTAGCGCTGGTATGCACGCACGTGAACGTGGAGGTCCCGATCAGCTCATCTACTGGATCTCCGACCTTCTCGCTGCCAACAAGGCTGGAACTGGGCTCAAGTACGGCAGCAAGTCCTACACCAACGCCCAGGTCAAGACCGTCCTCGCTGCCGGTATCGTCTTCTTCCCCCTCGTCAACCCAGACGGTGTCGCATACGACCAGTCCACTGGCTCCCTATGGCGCAAGAACCGCAACACCCGTTCCGGTAGCAGCGGCTCCTCGGTTGGCGTGGACATCAACCGCAACTTTGATTTCCTCTGGAACTTCAGGAAGTACTTTGATCCGTCCACCTCCCCTGCATCCACTTCGCCCAGCTCGGAAGCATTCTACGGCTCGGCTGCAGCATCCGAGTCGGAGACAAAGAACCATGTCAGCGTCTATGACAGCTTCCCCAACATCAGATGGTTCATGGACATTCACTCGGCAACTGGCGATATCCTTTACAACTGGGGTGACGATGAGACCCAGAGCACCTCCACTACCATGAACTTCCTCAACACCGCATATGACGGAAAGAGGGGTCGTCTTGGTGACTCTACATACAAGGAGTACATGCCCTCGACCGACGTAACGAACATCAAGAACATCGCTGCCAAGACTGCTACTGCGA TGCGCGCAGTAGGCGGTCGTTCCTACAGCTCCATGCAATCCGTCGGTCTCTACGCCACCTCCGGCGCTTCCGACGACTACGCCGCCAGCCGAGTTTACGCAAAGTCAGGAGCCAAGAAGGTCAACGGAT TCACCATGGAGTTCGGATATGCCACTAACTTCTACCCCACATTATCCGAGTTCAACAGTAATATCCTCGACACCAACGCTGGATTCATGGACTGGGCGCTCGCAGCCATTGCCGCCGGATACAACTAA